The following are encoded together in the Kwoniella europaea PYCC6329 chromosome 1, complete sequence genome:
- a CDS encoding methylmalonate-semialdehyde dehydrogenase (acylating) gives MIRTIRQTTIPIHTLRLTRSYASPALASSPSSSSKSGLSPLAAAAAKKVSDKWRGTSAVGGNTKNYIGGEFKESKAEKWLDVNDPSTQTLLTKVPETTSSEFTEAVDAASQAFKTWGKTSVMRRQRVMFELQHLIRQHSSDIAKSIVLEQGKTFADALGDVGRGLQVVESATAITNTLLGDKLEVSADMDTFSRRLPLGVTAAITPFNFPAMIVLWSAALATVTGNTLIVKPSERDPGATMIIAELCERAGIPPGVINVVHGSAPTVNRICDDPAIKAISFVGGDKAGEHIYNRATPLGKRVQANLGAKNHCVIMPDANKNLSLNAVAGAAFGAAGQRCMALSVAIFVGTARQWIPELLERAQALKVSGGFEENTDLGPVISPQAKAKIEQYIASVEKEGGKILLDGRGLTVPEYPNGNFVGPTVVEATVDMTAYKNEIFGPVLTIVEADTLDDAIEIINQNKYGNGASIFTNSGSTARKFELEAEPGQIGVNVAVPVPLPMFNWSGNKGSFKGDIPFYGKSGIDFYTYRKTTTSLWPAADAVGNRASVHMPQIH, from the exons ATGATCCGAACAATCCGTCAAACCACCATCCCCATCCACACCCTCCGACTCACCCGTTCATACGCTTCTCCAGCTCTCGcctcttccccctcttcctcctcaaaaAGCGGTCTATCACCGCttgccgctgctgctgctaaAAAAGTATCAGACAAATGGAGAGGTACTTCTGCCGTTGGGGGAAATACCAAGAATTACATTGGAGGGGAATTTAAAGAGAGTAAAGCTGAGAAATGGTTGGATGTCAATGATCCT TCCACCCAAACCCTCCTTACCAAAGTTCCCGAAACCACCTCATCAGAGTTCACAGAAGCTGTTGACGCCGCTTCTCAAGCTTTCAAAACTTGGGGTAAGACCAGTGTGATGAGGAGACAGAGGGTCATGTTTGA ACTCCAACACCTTATCAGACAACATTCATCGGACATTGCCAAATCCATCGTTCTCGAACAAGGCAAAACATTCGCCGACGCTTTGGGAGATGTAGGCAGGGGTCTTCAGGTGGTCGAATCAGCTACTGCTATCACCAACACATTGTTAGGTGACAAGTTGGAGGTCTCAGCGGATATGGATACTTTCTCTAGGAGATTACCTTTGGGTGTCACTGCTGCGATCACACCATTCAACTTCCCCGCTATGATTGTTCTTTGGAGTGCGGCTTTGGCTACTGTTACTG GTAACACTCTTATTGTCAAGCCTTCCGAAAGAGATCCGGGAGCTACCATGATTATTGCCGAACTTTGTGAGAGAGCTGGTATACCACCTGGAGTGATTAATGT CGTTCACGGTTCTGCACCTACCGTCAATAGAATCTGTGACGATCCAGCTATCAAAGCTATTTCGTTTGTTGGAGGTGATAAAGCCGGTGAACATATTTACAATAG AGCTACTCCACTTGGAAAGAGGGTCCAAGCTAATTTGGGTGCTAAGAATCACTGTGTGATCATGCCTGATG CCAACAAGAACCTCTCACTCAACGCTGTGGCTGGCGCTGCATTCGGTGCTGCCGGTCAGAGATGTATGGCACTTTCTGTTG CGATCTTCGTCGGTACGGCCAGACAATGGATTCCTGAGTTGCTGGAGAGGGCACAAGCATTGAAAGTTTCAGGTGGTTTTGAAGAAAATACTGATCT CGGACCAGTCATTTCCCCACAAGCTAAAGCCAAGATTGAACAATACATCGCTTCcgtggagaaggaaggtggaaaGATCTTACttgatggaagagggttGACTGTTCCTGAATATCCCAATGGAAACTTCGTTGGGCCGACTGTCGTTGAAGCAACTGTCGATATGACTGCTTACAA AAATGAGATTTTCGGTCCGGTTTTGACTATCGTCGAAGCTGATACACTTGATGATGCTattgagatcatcaaccaGAACAAATA TGGAAATGGTgcttccatcttcaccaacTCTGGATCAACAGCTAGGAAATTCGAACTTGAAGCTGAGCCTGGACAAATCGGAGTGAATGTCGCTGTCCCT GTCCCCCTCCCTATGTTCAACTGGTCAGGAAACAAGGGATCATTCAAAGGTGATATACCCTTCTACGGTAAATCCGGTATCGACTTCTACACTTATCGAAAGACTACTACTTCACTTTGGCCAGCTGCGGATGCTGTTGGTAACAGG GCAAGTGTACATATGCCTCAAATCCATTAA